One genomic window of Candidatus Omnitrophota bacterium includes the following:
- a CDS encoding radical SAM protein, which yields MNDRIVLINPPPEKLVEEYDAPPYGHIGLAYLGAALRGRGFNCSILDAKLGRMSRGEVAGKVSDINPAIVGITSHTHEIKTAASLAQDIKRRVPGVKIVIGGIHASCLPLDTLRDFDCYDFLIKGEGEDALIGLSDAVMNNREGAISAIPGLTYRRGHDVVSVPQGGWITDLDRLPFPAWDLFPEIGIFPVMSSRGCPYKCIFCARMLGDSVRTRSPGNVISELKFLTEKFGAKKIYFYDETFGFYRKWLTEFLDLMISSGLGRRLTWGITTRAQLIDTEILKSLKEAGCRKVDFGVESGDERILKIIRKGETKEDFLRAASLVKKAGIESHAYFILGHPHETRESAMNTIDFAARLNTDHISLGIMVPYPGTEVARLAQNGEGGYKKMSFNWADYNKQLANALELESISRAELTRLQLLGYLKFYVLNLKIAPFLAALFKYRKLILAIMAKYLKASAGERTKGAA from the coding sequence ATGAACGACCGTATAGTATTGATAAATCCTCCTCCGGAAAAGTTGGTGGAGGAGTATGATGCCCCGCCATACGGCCATATAGGCCTTGCGTACCTCGGCGCCGCGCTCAGAGGCCGCGGGTTTAACTGCTCCATACTGGACGCCAAATTGGGGCGCATGAGCAGGGGGGAGGTAGCAGGGAAGGTATCGGATATAAATCCCGCGATAGTAGGCATAACTTCGCACACCCACGAGATAAAGACCGCAGCCTCCCTGGCGCAGGATATAAAGAGGCGGGTCCCCGGGGTCAAGATCGTTATAGGCGGGATACACGCTTCGTGCCTCCCGCTCGATACGTTAAGGGATTTTGACTGTTATGATTTTCTGATAAAAGGAGAAGGCGAGGACGCGCTGATAGGGCTTTCGGATGCCGTTATGAATAACAGGGAAGGTGCTATATCCGCCATACCGGGCCTTACATACAGGAGGGGCCATGATGTAGTGAGCGTCCCGCAGGGCGGATGGATAACGGACCTGGATAGACTGCCTTTCCCCGCCTGGGACCTCTTCCCGGAGATCGGCATATTCCCCGTCATGAGCTCGCGGGGATGCCCGTATAAATGCATATTCTGCGCCCGCATGCTCGGCGACTCCGTGAGGACCAGGTCCCCCGGCAACGTCATCTCGGAGCTGAAATTCCTGACGGAGAAGTTCGGCGCGAAGAAGATATATTTCTACGACGAGACGTTCGGCTTTTACAGAAAGTGGCTGACCGAATTTCTCGACCTTATGATATCGAGCGGCCTCGGCAGGAGATTGACATGGGGCATAACTACGCGCGCGCAGCTGATAGATACGGAGATCCTGAAGTCGCTTAAGGAGGCCGGCTGCAGGAAGGTCGACTTCGGCGTCGAGTCGGGCGACGAGCGTATATTGAAGATAATAAGGAAAGGCGAGACGAAAGAGGATTTCCTGCGCGCCGCCTCGCTCGTGAAGAAGGCGGGCATAGAATCGCATGCCTATTTCATACTGGGCCATCCTCACGAGACGAGAGAGTCCGCGATGAATACCATCGACTTCGCCGCCCGGCTCAACACGGACCATATATCTCTGGGTATAATGGTGCCGTATCCCGGGACGGAGGTGGCGCGGCTGGCCCAGAACGGTGAGGGCGGGTACAAGAAGATGTCATTCAACTGGGCGGACTACAATAAGCAGCTGGCCAACGCGCTTGAACTCGAATCGATATCCAGGGCGGAGTTGACCAGGCTTCAGCTTCTCGGGTACCTTAAATTCTATGTGCTGAACCTGAAGATCGCGCCTTTCCTGGCGGCGTTATTCAAATACAGAAAACTGATCCTGGCCATAATGGCGAAATATCTTAAGGCCTCGGCAGGGGAACGGACCAAAGGAGCGGCATGA
- a CDS encoding secretin N-terminal domain-containing protein has product MRRAAGHICILLFFLAIVLYPVSFRIAEAEDAGPQAASAETLDPTSPASMMSRDIIAGGMNGNVSLDLRNIDIVEALKFLAVKAGANIIATKNVAGRVTLMVENVPVRDIFDIMLRSNGLAYAKQGDIYNVMTEEEYKAIFGKKFSDIREVRVFKLQYAIPEQAFSMLDALKSEIGRVLVEPDSGTALIMDTPEKIQEIEKAISTLEEKNLVKVFNLKYAKAKEVEEQLKMQLDAKKVGSVKADERSNQIIIQSLPERMPDIEKIIAALDTKTREVLIDTQIIKVKLADTLTHGIDWEGIANVGKKAGMIYMGSYPFSVLQTATSAAATVLPSRYSYLTDNYATKGVGSVPFSGNAVTNVGGTTVAPGEEMHVGIVGQKYDLDFLVKYMQTLGNTQVLSSPKLAVVNNQEARIHIGERQAYVTTTTTTGQTTSTVSEEVTFVDVGIQLAVTPTINTDGYITMKIKPEISSVVSTLETPSKNKIPIIDTSMAETTVMVKDGSTIIIGGLRKEEKTKDSDQIPFLGNVPIIGFLFKSASTKTERTELLIMITPHIVSGDLLTTGDEADFEYKAPREYKDYKPFTEDKEIISVEKSPADFIKPYREYSNPPARGKEKAGSPVFKLDEGMKDE; this is encoded by the coding sequence ATGAGACGCGCTGCTGGCCATATCTGCATATTACTATTCTTCCTGGCTATAGTTCTATATCCGGTATCTTTCAGGATCGCCGAGGCGGAGGATGCCGGGCCCCAGGCGGCGTCCGCGGAGACGCTCGACCCTACGTCGCCGGCTTCTATGATGAGCCGTGATATCATAGCAGGGGGCATGAACGGGAACGTCTCCCTGGACCTCAGGAATATCGACATCGTCGAGGCGCTTAAATTCCTGGCGGTGAAGGCGGGCGCGAACATCATAGCCACGAAGAACGTTGCCGGCAGGGTCACGCTGATGGTGGAGAACGTGCCGGTCCGGGACATATTCGATATCATGTTGAGGTCCAACGGCCTCGCCTACGCAAAGCAGGGAGATATATACAACGTCATGACCGAGGAGGAGTACAAGGCCATCTTCGGCAAGAAGTTCTCCGACATACGGGAAGTGAGGGTCTTCAAACTGCAATACGCCATACCCGAACAGGCCTTCAGCATGCTCGATGCCCTGAAGAGCGAGATAGGCAGGGTCCTCGTCGAGCCGGATTCCGGCACGGCGCTCATAATGGACACCCCGGAAAAGATCCAGGAGATAGAGAAGGCGATATCGACGCTCGAGGAGAAGAACCTCGTAAAGGTCTTCAACCTGAAGTACGCCAAGGCCAAAGAGGTGGAGGAGCAGCTGAAGATGCAGCTCGACGCCAAGAAGGTCGGTTCGGTAAAGGCGGACGAGCGCTCGAACCAGATAATAATCCAGTCGTTGCCGGAGAGGATGCCGGACATAGAGAAGATAATAGCCGCCCTTGATACCAAGACGCGGGAAGTCCTGATCGATACGCAGATCATCAAAGTGAAATTGGCCGATACGCTGACCCACGGTATCGACTGGGAGGGGATAGCCAACGTCGGCAAGAAAGCAGGCATGATCTATATGGGTTCTTATCCTTTCAGCGTACTGCAGACGGCCACCTCGGCGGCGGCGACCGTCCTGCCGAGCAGGTACAGTTACCTGACCGATAATTACGCTACGAAAGGCGTCGGCTCAGTCCCGTTCAGCGGCAATGCCGTTACCAATGTCGGAGGCACCACGGTCGCGCCCGGGGAAGAGATGCACGTCGGTATAGTGGGCCAGAAGTACGACCTCGATTTCCTCGTAAAGTATATGCAGACATTGGGCAATACCCAGGTCCTCTCCAGCCCGAAGCTCGCCGTAGTGAATAACCAGGAGGCGCGTATACATATCGGGGAACGGCAGGCCTACGTCACCACCACGACGACCACCGGGCAGACGACAAGCACCGTCTCCGAAGAGGTGACCTTCGTCGACGTCGGCATCCAGCTGGCAGTGACACCCACGATAAACACGGACGGTTATATAACGATGAAGATAAAGCCGGAGATATCGAGCGTCGTCTCCACGCTCGAGACGCCGTCGAAGAATAAGATACCGATAATCGACACGTCGATGGCGGAGACGACCGTGATGGTGAAGGACGGGTCTACTATAATCATAGGCGGCCTTCGCAAAGAGGAGAAGACGAAGGACTCCGACCAGATACCTTTTCTGGGAAACGTGCCGATAATAGGGTTCCTCTTCAAATCCGCCAGCACGAAGACCGAGAGGACGGAGCTCCTCATCATGATAACCCCCCATATAGTGAGCGGCGACCTGTTGACGACGGGAGACGAGGCCGATTTCGAGTATAAGGCGCCGAGGGAGTATAAGGACTACAAGCCGTTCACGGAAGATAAGGAGATCATCTCCGTAGAAAAGTCCCCGGCCGATTTCATAAAACCTTACAGGGAGTATTCGAATCCGCCGGCCCGGGGGAAAGAGAAGGCCGGCAGTCCGGTATTTAAACTCGACGAGGGGATGAAGGATGAATAA
- a CDS encoding AAA family ATPase, whose product MSYYKVLGFEKEPFSTSPDPNFFYLSREHETALTNILIELRLKRGLSVVLGDVGTGKTTLSRKLIQELKDRDDFVFQIILDPSFEDESLFLAALARNFEIDAIPSPESGTPASILDIRESLERFLFQKGVTENKIVTLIIDESQKLNESSLEVLRVLLNYETNEFKLLQLVLLGQMELHSKIIDIPNFFDRISFKYTLNPLDLAETKEMIEFRIRQAGYKANMNLFLDEAIGEIHRYSKGYPRRITMLCHRALKTLVLKNRFVIDAALVRELVDEEVRSGWHRKDLLLQKNSY is encoded by the coding sequence ATGAGTTATTACAAAGTATTGGGATTTGAAAAAGAGCCTTTTTCTACGAGCCCTGATCCCAATTTTTTTTATCTCTCGAGAGAGCACGAGACGGCGCTGACCAATATCCTGATAGAGCTCCGCCTGAAACGCGGCCTCTCCGTGGTCCTCGGCGATGTGGGGACCGGCAAGACGACCCTCTCCCGGAAATTGATCCAGGAACTGAAAGACAGGGACGACTTCGTCTTCCAGATAATCCTCGACCCGTCCTTCGAAGACGAATCGCTCTTCCTCGCGGCCCTCGCAAGAAATTTCGAGATAGATGCTATCCCCTCCCCGGAAAGCGGCACACCCGCGTCGATACTCGACATAAGGGAGTCCCTCGAGAGGTTCCTCTTCCAGAAAGGCGTCACGGAGAACAAGATCGTCACCCTCATAATAGACGAATCCCAGAAACTTAACGAGAGCTCCCTCGAGGTCCTGCGGGTCCTACTCAATTACGAAACGAACGAATTCAAACTCCTGCAGCTCGTCCTGCTGGGGCAGATGGAATTGCACTCAAAGATCATAGACATACCCAACTTCTTCGACAGGATAAGTTTCAAATATACGCTCAACCCCCTCGACCTCGCGGAGACGAAAGAGATGATAGAGTTCAGGATAAGGCAGGCGGGGTATAAAGCGAACATGAACCTCTTCCTCGATGAGGCGATAGGCGAGATACACCGGTACAGCAAAGGCTACCCCAGGCGTATAACCATGTTATGCCACAGGGCGCTGAAGACGCTCGTCCTGAAAAATAGATTTGTGATAGATGCCGCGCTGGTGCGGGAACTTGTAGATGAGGAAGTGAGATCGGGATGGCACAGGAAAGACCTGCTACTCCAGAAAAACAGTTACTAG
- a CDS encoding radical SAM protein, giving the protein MKVQLIFAPPKERTKLSDIVEKVYPPLGVLYIAAYLREKMPHLKLRVTDGLLIGWEAMVGEVKTFAPDVIFFSYITPCAMGAYAAADHIKGASPGTVTVFGGPHATALPLEAFERSRADFVIVGEGEETALELVRALERGRKDLRDIDGLVWRDEGKIIRNNPRQFMRDIDTIPFPARDLVDMRSYKGWFVHRKTPETSILFSRGCPFDCTFCTNAVWKSSKPWLRLRSPKRIVDEMESLKASGIREVFDNSDEFNCNLQFAMAVCDEIKDRKINMPWKTQLRASPFSEDLVRKMAESGCWYVHLGIESGNERTLKGIRKKITLDETRRACGILKKYGIKVFGLFMLFNAWEEDGHLVFENVSQTERTLEFAKEMIDKKLLDYMSCTITTPYPGSELFGISRKFGLIKDDLLRDWSRWLTDESFIMRLPGITEREESHLYFRGSLLRAYCYLKSGNWSLKDVPVFLGKFIKSVFLRVKGLFGK; this is encoded by the coding sequence ATGAAAGTACAGCTGATATTCGCGCCGCCGAAAGAGAGGACGAAACTCTCGGACATCGTCGAGAAGGTCTACCCTCCGCTCGGCGTCCTCTACATAGCCGCATACCTCAGGGAGAAGATGCCGCATCTTAAGCTCCGGGTCACGGACGGCCTCCTGATAGGATGGGAAGCGATGGTCGGGGAGGTGAAGACCTTCGCGCCCGACGTGATATTCTTCTCTTATATAACGCCGTGCGCTATGGGCGCATACGCCGCAGCCGACCATATCAAAGGCGCCAGCCCGGGGACTGTGACCGTCTTCGGCGGACCGCACGCCACCGCCCTTCCGCTCGAGGCCTTCGAGAGGTCCCGGGCCGACTTCGTCATCGTCGGGGAAGGGGAGGAGACGGCATTAGAGCTCGTGAGGGCGCTGGAGAGAGGCAGGAAGGACCTCCGCGATATCGACGGGCTGGTATGGAGGGACGAAGGAAAGATAATACGGAACAACCCGCGGCAGTTCATGCGCGACATAGACACGATACCTTTCCCGGCAAGAGACCTCGTAGATATGAGATCGTACAAGGGATGGTTCGTGCACCGGAAGACGCCGGAGACGTCGATACTCTTTTCCCGGGGCTGCCCTTTCGACTGCACGTTCTGCACGAACGCGGTCTGGAAGAGCTCCAAGCCATGGCTCCGCCTGCGTTCGCCGAAGAGGATCGTCGATGAGATGGAGAGCCTGAAGGCGTCCGGCATACGCGAGGTCTTCGACAATTCCGACGAGTTCAACTGCAACCTGCAGTTCGCGATGGCCGTCTGCGACGAGATAAAGGACCGTAAGATCAACATGCCGTGGAAGACGCAGTTGAGGGCCTCTCCCTTTTCCGAAGACCTCGTCAGGAAGATGGCCGAGTCGGGATGCTGGTATGTGCACCTGGGCATAGAGTCGGGGAACGAGAGGACATTGAAAGGGATCAGGAAGAAGATAACGCTGGACGAGACGAGGAGGGCCTGCGGGATATTGAAGAAGTACGGGATCAAGGTCTTCGGCCTCTTCATGCTATTCAACGCATGGGAAGAGGACGGCCATCTCGTTTTTGAGAATGTCAGCCAGACCGAGAGGACCCTGGAGTTCGCGAAGGAGATGATAGACAAAAAACTTCTCGACTACATGTCCTGCACCATAACGACGCCTTATCCCGGGAGCGAGCTCTTCGGGATATCCAGGAAATTCGGCCTTATAAAAGACGACCTCCTGCGCGACTGGTCCAGATGGCTCACCGATGAGTCGTTCATAATGAGGCTGCCCGGGATCACCGAGCGCGAGGAGAGCCACCTCTATTTCAGGGGTTCGCTCCTCCGCGCCTATTGTTACCTGAAGTCCGGGAACTGGTCGCTTAAGGACGTGCCCGTATTCCTGGGCAAGTTCATAAAGTCGGTTTTTCTCAGGGTAAAAGGCCTTTTCGGCAAATAA